In the genome of Monodelphis domestica isolate mMonDom1 chromosome 2, mMonDom1.pri, whole genome shotgun sequence, one region contains:
- the RABGGTB gene encoding geranylgeranyl transferase type-2 subunit beta, translating into MGTPEKDVNLGAGAPDTLLLDKHAAYICAYGAKKDDYEYCMSEYLRMSGIYWGLTVMDLMGQLHRMNREEILTFIKACQHECGGISASLGHDPHLLYTLSAIQILTLYDSLNVIDVNKVVEYVQSLQKEDGSFAGDIWGEIDTRFSFCAVATLALLGKLDAINIEKAIEFVLSCMNFDGGFGCRPGSESHAGQIYCCTGFLAITSQLHQVNSDLLGWWLCERQLPSGGLNGRPEKLPDVCYSWWVLASLKIIGRLHWIDREKLRCFILACQDEETGGFADRPGDMVDPFHTLFGIAGLSLLGDEQIKPVNPVFCMPEEALRRINVQPELVN; encoded by the exons ACCTCGGCGCCGGCGCCCCCGACACGCTGCTGCTGGACAAGCACGCGGCCTACATTTGTGCCTACGGGGCCAAGAAGGACGACTAC GAATACTGTATGTCCGAGTACTTGAGGATGAGCGGAATCTACTGGGGATTAACGGTGATGGACCTCATGGGACAGCTTCACCGAATGAATCGGGAGGAAATCCTCACTTTCATTAAGGCGTGCCAGCATGAGTGTGGTGGCATCAGCGCCAGCCTAGGCCATGATCCTCATCTCTTGTATACTCTCAGTGCTATTCAG ATTCTTACTCTTTATGATAGTCTTAATGTTATTGATGTAAATAAAGTTGTTGAATATGTACAAAGTCTACAGAAAGAAGATGGGTCCTTTGCTGGAGACATCTGGG GGGAGATCGACACGAGGTTTTCCTTCTGCGCAGTGGCAACCTTAGCACTTTTG GGGAAGCTCGATGCCATCAATATTGAAAAGGCAATCGAATTTGTCTTGTCCTGCATGAACTTTGACGGCGGCTTTGGGTGCAGACCTGGCTCCGAGTCCCATGCTGGGCAG ATCTATTGTTGCACAGGATTTCTGGCCATTACTAGCCAGTTACATCAAGTCAACTCGGATTTGCTGGGCTGGTGGCTCTGCGAGCGCCAGTTACCCTCTGGTGGTCTCAACGGGCGCCCCGAGAAG TTGCCTGACGTCTGCTACTCCTGGTGGGTCTTGGCCTCCTTGAAAATCATTGGGAGGCTCCACTGGATCGACCGCGAGAAGCTGCGCTGCTTTATCCTGGCGTGTCAGGATGAGGAGACCGGGGGCTTTGCTGACAGGCCGGGGGACATG GTGGACCCTTTCCACACCCTGTTTGGCATCGCTGGGCTGTCCCTGTTGGGGGATGAGCAGATCAAACCTGTCAACCCGGTGTTCTGCATGCCCGAGGAAGCCCTGCGGCGCATCAACGTGCAGCCCGAGCTTGTGAACTAG